The following DNA comes from Calditrichota bacterium.
TGCGTACGATTTGCAAGTGTCGGCGCGGTTCTTCGTTAATGTGCTGCAAAATATTTTGCGTCACAGAAATCTGGAAAAATTCCCAGGAATTGCTCACCGATCCGCCAATAACCAGCACGTCGGGGTCCAGCACATTAGTGAGAATGGACAGAATTTCACCTAAATTTGAGCCAAATTCGTGGAAAGTGTCAATGGCGGCGCGGTTGTTTTGCTGTGCCAGACGATAAATTTCAATGGCAGTGAGCCGGTCGCCGGTGCGTTTTTTGTAGAGGCGGGAGATTGTGCGCGCCGAGCCGTACTCCTCAAAAATTTTGTCGCCGTAGGGGCTACACCAGATTTCCGCTGCCGTGCCGGTAGCGCCCATGTAGATTTTTTTGTTGAAAACAATGCCAAAACCGAGCCCTGTACCCAAAGTTACGCCACAGACAATGTCTTTACCTTTGCCCACGCCAAAAAATGCCTCGCCTAAAACAAAACAATTGCCATCGTTATTCAATTTAACCGGCAAGCCAGTAGCTTCCTCGACTGCTTTTTTGAGAGGAAAATCATTCATCGTCGGCAAATTGGGCGCTTTAAGAATGATCCCCTTTCTCACGTCCAGCGGTCCGGGGGAGCCAATACCGATTCCTGCAATTTCTTTCTTTGAAATATCCGCTGATTGAATCGCTAATTTTATGCCCTCGTCAATTGTGTTTACGATTTCTTGAGACGGACGCGAGCTTTCCGTCGGCAATGATATTTCCCGTCCTAAAATATCTCCGTCTTCTGTAACTACGCCAAACTTAATTTTGGTTCCACCAAGATCAATTCCGATTACTTTTCTTTCTTC
Coding sequences within:
- a CDS encoding ROK family protein, which encodes MSRKYDNVNGKQEMEERKVIGIDLGGTKIKFGVVTEDGDILGREISLPTESSRPSQEIVNTIDEGIKLAIQSADISKKEIAGIGIGSPGPLDVRKGIILKAPNLPTMNDFPLKKAVEEATGLPVKLNNDGNCFVLGEAFFGVGKGKDIVCGVTLGTGLGFGIVFNKKIYMGATGTAAEIWCSPYGDKIFEEYGSARTISRLYKKRTGDRLTAIEIYRLAQQNNRAAIDTFHEFGSNLGEILSILTNVLDPDVLVIGGSVSNSWEFFQISVTQNILQHINEEPRRHLQIVRTSLGDSAGLLGAAALIFS